In Salisediminibacterium beveridgei, one DNA window encodes the following:
- a CDS encoding ABC transporter permease — protein MKAVFQLQIRRLIRSPLMFLSFLGLTLVFVFFLGGAGQQNTIQVNVFTDDTVMDAEAETWLDLLNEHEQFVFTLDEEEQIKDRLRSGHLHFALELLDDDYRFWVSVEEERYQRASGHVNQVFFEEIRLREAEEQAGFSIRENIEEYRDDPVLTVSTQSLATGEADDFIYDNQLQNLFGMTLYFAMFTMLFSLTRVVEEKKSGTWDRIIVSPLAKIQVYMGHLAFTFLVGYIQIMTAFFVFRYLFNYDLGDSFALITLIAGVYVFTIVSLGLLILGLVPSPERLQAVIPIAATAMAMLGGAFWPLEIVSNPLILALSQVIPIKYAMDAMIQISVYGNGLYAIQEQLGLLFLMGVLAAGIGINLMERRS, from the coding sequence ATGAAGGCGGTCTTTCAACTGCAAATCAGACGACTCATCCGTTCGCCATTGATGTTCTTGTCTTTTCTGGGCCTCACACTTGTCTTCGTTTTTTTCCTGGGCGGAGCCGGGCAGCAAAACACCATTCAGGTGAACGTGTTTACGGACGATACCGTTATGGACGCTGAGGCAGAAACATGGCTCGATCTCCTGAATGAACATGAACAGTTCGTGTTTACATTGGATGAAGAGGAACAGATCAAGGATCGTTTACGCAGTGGTCATCTTCATTTCGCACTTGAACTCCTTGATGATGATTACCGCTTTTGGGTGAGTGTGGAAGAAGAGCGTTATCAGAGGGCCTCGGGTCATGTGAATCAGGTCTTCTTCGAAGAAATCCGGCTGAGAGAAGCTGAGGAGCAAGCGGGTTTTTCGATTCGTGAAAACATTGAAGAATACCGGGACGATCCTGTCCTGACCGTGTCAACCCAGTCATTGGCTACAGGTGAAGCGGATGATTTCATCTATGATAATCAGTTACAAAATCTATTTGGCATGACACTCTATTTCGCGATGTTCACGATGCTGTTCAGCCTGACGCGGGTGGTGGAAGAAAAAAAATCGGGCACATGGGACCGGATTATCGTTTCCCCATTGGCAAAAATTCAAGTGTACATGGGACATCTTGCCTTTACATTTCTCGTTGGCTACATTCAGATCATGACTGCCTTTTTCGTGTTTCGTTATCTGTTTAACTATGACCTCGGGGATTCATTTGCTCTGATTACCCTGATTGCAGGAGTTTACGTCTTCACGATCGTGAGTCTGGGGCTTTTGATCCTTGGGCTTGTCCCGTCTCCGGAACGGCTGCAGGCGGTAATTCCGATTGCGGCAACGGCGATGGCTATGCTCGGTGGTGCTTTCTGGCCTTTGGAAATTGTCTCGAATCCATTGATTCTCGCGCTCTCTCAAGTTATTCCAATCAAGTATGCCATGGATGCAATGATTCAGATCAGTGTATATGGGAACGGCCTGTATGCGATTCAAGAGCAACTCGGACTGCTGTTCTTAATGGGTGTCCTTGCAGCAGGTATCGGGATTAATCTGATGGAGAGGCGAAGCTGA
- a CDS encoding TrmH family RNA methyltransferase, translating into MDLIASVQNPRIKAWKKLHTKKGRDKSGLFFIEGEHLIEEAVRSDIVLKELIIKEGKEVPKEWQVLTTPQVFVTEAVMNDLSDTETPQGCAAICEMPPLKNLPLDDGRFLFVDGVQDPGNLGAMIRTADAAGISGVIIGEGTVDMYNGKVIRSTQGSLFHIPVQKMKLEDAVEICKEAGVPVFGTSLKGSTFNALAPQDKFALIMGNEGDGIREELLEMTDQNLYIPIYGEAESLNVAVACGIVLYHLRGL; encoded by the coding sequence ATGGATCTCATTGCATCAGTACAAAATCCCCGCATAAAAGCCTGGAAAAAGCTTCACACGAAAAAGGGCAGAGATAAATCCGGTCTGTTCTTTATCGAGGGGGAGCATCTGATAGAAGAGGCGGTTCGCTCAGATATTGTGCTCAAAGAGCTGATTATCAAAGAGGGGAAGGAAGTCCCGAAAGAGTGGCAGGTTTTGACCACACCGCAAGTATTTGTCACTGAAGCCGTGATGAATGATCTCTCGGATACGGAAACGCCTCAAGGCTGTGCTGCCATCTGCGAGATGCCGCCGCTTAAGAATCTGCCCCTTGATGATGGCCGTTTCTTATTCGTTGATGGTGTGCAGGACCCCGGGAATCTCGGTGCAATGATCCGCACAGCAGATGCTGCAGGAATCTCCGGTGTCATCATTGGTGAAGGAACAGTGGACATGTACAACGGGAAAGTCATCCGCTCCACGCAAGGGTCGCTGTTTCACATCCCGGTACAGAAAATGAAACTTGAAGATGCGGTTGAAATCTGTAAGGAAGCGGGAGTGCCGGTGTTTGGCACGAGCTTGAAAGGCAGTACGTTCAATGCGCTGGCGCCGCAGGACAAATTCGCATTGATCATGGGAAACGAAGGGGACGGCATTCGCGAAGAATTACTGGAGATGACAGATCAGAATCTGTACATTCCGATATACGGCGAGGCGGAATCGTTGAATGTCGCTGTGGCGTGCGGAATCGTCCTGTATCACCTTCGTGGTTTGTAA
- the pheS gene encoding phenylalanine--tRNA ligase subunit alpha produces the protein MLERLQELHDEAAAQIEAAETLNDLRDVRVKYLGKKGPMTELMKGMGKLSGEERPKVGQKANEVRESLNSLIDVKESRLEKEALQEQLKAEAIDVTLPGRPVPRGGRHPLTSVVETIEDVFVGMGFNVAEGPEVETDYYNFESLNLPKHHPARDMQDTFFVTQDLLLRTQTSPVQTRTMEEHQGQGPVKIICPGKVYRRDEDDATHSHQFMQIEGLVVDEGIRMSDLKGIFATFVKEYFGEDREIRLRPSFFPFTEPSAELDISCALCGGEGCRTCKGSGWIEVLGAGMVHPNVLRMGGFDPEKYSGFAFGMGVERFAMLKYGIDDIRHFYTNDTRFLSQFKHV, from the coding sequence ATGTTGGAACGATTGCAGGAACTGCATGACGAAGCAGCTGCTCAAATTGAAGCAGCAGAAACGTTGAACGACCTGAGGGACGTTCGGGTGAAGTACTTAGGGAAAAAAGGACCGATGACGGAACTGATGAAAGGCATGGGCAAACTTTCCGGTGAAGAACGGCCGAAAGTCGGTCAAAAAGCAAACGAAGTGAGAGAATCCCTGAACAGTCTCATTGATGTAAAGGAGTCCAGACTCGAAAAAGAGGCACTTCAGGAACAGTTGAAGGCAGAAGCCATTGATGTGACACTGCCGGGCAGACCCGTTCCCCGTGGAGGACGACACCCGCTGACATCGGTCGTGGAAACCATTGAAGACGTGTTTGTCGGCATGGGCTTCAACGTGGCAGAAGGACCGGAAGTCGAGACGGATTACTACAATTTCGAATCGCTGAACCTGCCGAAGCATCACCCGGCCCGGGATATGCAGGACACGTTTTTCGTGACACAGGATCTGTTGTTACGGACACAGACATCCCCTGTTCAGACAAGAACGATGGAAGAACATCAGGGACAGGGACCGGTGAAAATCATCTGTCCAGGGAAGGTATACCGCCGGGATGAGGATGATGCGACCCACTCCCATCAGTTTATGCAGATTGAGGGTCTCGTTGTTGACGAAGGCATCCGGATGAGTGATCTGAAAGGGATTTTCGCGACATTCGTCAAGGAGTATTTCGGTGAAGACCGGGAGATCAGGTTGCGACCTAGTTTTTTCCCGTTCACTGAACCATCGGCGGAACTTGATATATCCTGTGCACTGTGCGGAGGAGAAGGCTGCCGTACGTGTAAAGGCAGCGGCTGGATTGAAGTACTCGGTGCCGGAATGGTGCACCCGAACGTTCTCAGGATGGGTGGTTTTGACCCGGAGAAGTACAGCGGATTCGCGTTTGGTATGGGTGTGGAACGATTTGCCATGCTGAAATACGGCATCGATGACATTCGCCATTTCTATACGAACGATACTCGTTTCTTATCACAATTCAAACATGTGTAA
- the zapA gene encoding cell division protein ZapA has translation MAGDRKNRTTVTIYGQNYRLVGEDDARHVEKVATMVDDKMRELRAANPYLDVSKLAVLTAVNMCHELVHLQDQIEDRKKDEDK, from the coding sequence ATGGCAGGGGATCGGAAAAATCGGACGACCGTGACGATCTATGGTCAGAACTACCGGCTTGTCGGGGAAGATGATGCGAGGCATGTGGAGAAAGTTGCCACAATGGTGGATGATAAGATGCGTGAACTGAGGGCGGCGAATCCGTATCTCGATGTATCCAAACTGGCCGTACTGACAGCTGTGAACATGTGTCATGAGCTTGTGCATCTTCAGGATCAAATCGAAGATAGAAAGAAAGATGAGGACAAGTAA
- a CDS encoding dUTP diphosphatase: MNTKQLFEMQRELDRNIEQSKGLSGQSLLERKFLAFYVELGELANETRCFKFWSDKGPSARQTILEEYVDGLHFLLSVGIELSYESVDVNADHQVQEVDQTAAFLSVYRCLEELRQNRALSSYEKLFHAYLMLGVALGFGEADIEGAYHEKNQVNFQRQREGY; this comes from the coding sequence ATGAATACAAAACAGTTATTTGAAATGCAACGAGAACTGGACCGGAATATCGAACAATCAAAGGGCTTATCCGGGCAGTCTTTACTCGAGCGGAAATTCCTCGCTTTTTATGTGGAACTCGGAGAGCTGGCAAACGAGACCCGTTGTTTTAAATTCTGGAGTGACAAAGGACCTTCAGCTCGTCAGACGATTCTTGAGGAATATGTGGACGGCTTGCATTTTCTATTGTCGGTTGGCATTGAGTTGAGTTATGAATCGGTGGACGTCAATGCTGATCATCAGGTGCAGGAAGTCGATCAGACCGCAGCATTCCTGTCGGTTTACCGTTGCCTTGAAGAGCTGCGGCAAAACCGGGCCCTGTCGTCTTACGAAAAGCTGTTTCATGCGTACCTGATGCTTGGAGTGGCGCTCGGGTTTGGAGAGGCCGACATTGAAGGCGCCTATCATGAAAAGAATCAGGTGAATTTTCAGCGTCAACGTGAAGGCTATTGA
- a CDS encoding sigma-w pathway protein ysdB, which translates to MFHILLFRLLLIIAVAIIVFSITKYILDPRRKLEAAKNRGDFYLLDDTENIRRNITFTYKSALFEGEKFLDPNQPGPDVTNIMVWSEDIDEFQRMSLRDFQYMERELKLRYPDALVEWRTPVDDWIKRLKRTRES; encoded by the coding sequence ATGTTTCACATTCTGCTCTTTCGCCTCTTGTTAATCATAGCTGTCGCCATTATCGTGTTCAGCATCACGAAATATATTCTCGATCCCCGCAGGAAGCTTGAAGCGGCCAAAAACCGTGGTGACTTCTATTTACTCGACGATACAGAGAATATTCGCAGGAATATCACTTTCACTTATAAATCCGCCTTATTCGAGGGCGAAAAATTTCTTGATCCCAACCAGCCAGGACCTGACGTTACCAATATTATGGTCTGGTCTGAAGATATCGATGAATTCCAACGGATGTCACTGAGAGATTTTCAATACATGGAGCGGGAGTTGAAACTGCGCTACCCCGATGCCCTTGTTGAATGGCGCACGCCTGTTGATGATTGGATAAAACGTCTGAAAAGAACACGCGAATCCTGA
- a CDS encoding RNA-guided endonuclease InsQ/TnpB family protein, which translates to MTRKKPIKVLRKKKKTANMQRFTQKQNIGRNALSAREFRLLQRMSHSSKALRNVGLYTIKQKYLNENKMATTKEIDSAMKADMNYWGIQSNSVQAVRRTLLSDVKSFFEALKKWKETPEGFTDRPKFPKYSRSTAKRVIEIYQVPKVDKDGYWSIPMNTAFRKRFGPLRLQMPKNLMDKNISYIEIVPKQNGRFFEAHYVYEVPMSQMKKQQTTTKALSCDLGVDYLLSCTTNQGDAFLMNGKKLKSINQYFNKKISELKQKNIENGLSKRIVTNQIASLWRKRNLQIDGYLSQTVGLLFKQIKRLNVDTVVMGYNAGWKQESHLGKKNNQEFVQIPFHRLISAIENKCLKEGIRFVKQEESYTSKASFLDNDDIPVWSKGGNTMYSFSGKRLYRGFYRCENGQCIHADINAALNILRKSQVAEWDEKTKIKTPMIIDVQKRKAVA; encoded by the coding sequence ATGACTAGGAAAAAACCGATTAAAGTATTGCGCAAGAAAAAGAAAACAGCAAATATGCAACGGTTCACTCAAAAACAGAACATTGGTCGCAACGCCCTGAGTGCTAGAGAGTTTCGACTTCTGCAACGCATGTCTCATAGTTCTAAGGCTTTGCGCAACGTAGGCTTATATACGATTAAACAAAAGTATTTGAATGAAAACAAAATGGCGACAACAAAAGAAATAGACAGCGCAATGAAGGCCGATATGAACTATTGGGGCATTCAATCCAACTCCGTACAAGCGGTTCGAAGAACCTTACTCAGTGACGTAAAGAGCTTCTTCGAAGCGTTAAAGAAGTGGAAAGAAACCCCTGAAGGTTTCACAGATCGCCCAAAGTTCCCAAAGTATTCTCGTTCCACGGCCAAACGCGTCATCGAAATCTATCAAGTTCCCAAAGTGGATAAGGATGGATATTGGAGCATTCCAATGAATACTGCTTTCAGAAAACGTTTTGGTCCCTTAAGACTGCAAATGCCAAAGAATTTAATGGATAAAAACATTTCTTACATTGAAATTGTGCCAAAGCAAAATGGTCGGTTCTTTGAGGCTCATTATGTATACGAAGTACCTATGTCTCAAATGAAGAAACAACAAACGACGACAAAAGCTTTGAGTTGCGATTTAGGTGTAGATTATCTTCTTAGTTGTACAACGAATCAAGGAGACGCCTTTTTGATGAATGGAAAGAAGTTAAAATCCATCAATCAGTACTTCAACAAAAAGATAAGCGAATTAAAACAGAAAAACATCGAAAACGGCTTGTCGAAACGCATAGTGACAAACCAAATCGCTTCTCTTTGGCGTAAACGAAATCTCCAAATAGACGGCTACCTTTCACAAACCGTAGGTTTGTTATTCAAACAGATAAAACGACTGAACGTCGATACCGTGGTAATGGGTTATAATGCCGGTTGGAAACAAGAATCGCATTTAGGGAAGAAAAACAATCAAGAGTTCGTACAAATTCCTTTCCACAGATTGATTTCGGCTATTGAGAACAAGTGTCTCAAGGAAGGCATCCGTTTCGTTAAGCAGGAAGAGAGCTACACGTCTAAAGCTAGTTTTCTGGATAATGACGATATTCCGGTTTGGTCAAAAGGCGGTAACACGATGTACTCCTTTAGTGGGAAGCGCCTATATCGCGGCTTCTATCGCTGTGAAAATGGACAATGCATCCATGCCGACATTAACGCAGCATTAAATATCCTTCGGAAATCTCAAGTAGCAGAATGGGATGAAAAAACGAAAATAAAAACGCCCATGATCATCGACGTTCAAAAACGTAAAGCTGTTGCTTAG
- the rnhC gene encoding ribonuclease HIII, which translates to MSHAVLQLSTAEMKKMKTHYQNHLKQPAPQGALFAAKTDRAAITAYKSGKVLFQGKDAEQEAAKWADSSKKAPSQKTKPSSVNKHDYQPPDQLLHKVLIGSDETGTGDFFGPMTVAACHLSIEQLETVESWGIRDSKTVTDKDIRQIAPKLIENCTYSLMTLHNKKYNTLQADGMNQGQMKAMLHHQAITNVLARIESSNASLDGVLIDQFCPPATYFKYLRSGEQSWTAKTPLYFATKAESLHPAVAAASILARYAFIEEMDRIEDKLGMPVPKGAGAKVDQAAQAIADAHGIETLKAITKWHFANAGKVKS; encoded by the coding sequence ATGAGTCACGCCGTTCTTCAACTCAGTACTGCTGAAATGAAAAAAATGAAAACCCATTACCAGAATCACCTCAAGCAGCCCGCTCCACAAGGCGCACTTTTTGCTGCCAAGACCGATCGGGCTGCTATTACAGCCTATAAAAGTGGAAAAGTGCTCTTCCAAGGGAAAGATGCTGAACAAGAAGCGGCCAAATGGGCCGATTCTTCAAAAAAAGCACCCTCTCAAAAAACAAAACCATCATCCGTTAACAAGCATGACTACCAGCCTCCGGATCAGCTGCTTCACAAAGTATTGATCGGCAGCGATGAAACAGGCACGGGTGATTTTTTCGGTCCCATGACCGTCGCAGCCTGTCATTTGTCCATCGAACAACTGGAAACGGTTGAGTCCTGGGGGATTCGTGATTCCAAAACCGTAACAGATAAAGACATCCGCCAGATCGCACCTAAGTTGATCGAGAACTGTACCTACAGTTTGATGACGCTTCACAATAAGAAATACAACACCCTGCAGGCAGATGGCATGAACCAGGGCCAGATGAAAGCGATGCTGCACCATCAGGCCATCACCAATGTCCTGGCCCGTATTGAATCATCGAATGCGTCACTTGACGGGGTGTTGATTGACCAATTTTGTCCGCCTGCAACGTATTTCAAATACCTCCGCTCCGGTGAACAATCGTGGACCGCAAAAACACCGCTCTATTTTGCCACAAAAGCCGAGTCCCTGCATCCTGCTGTTGCTGCTGCTTCGATTTTAGCGCGGTACGCTTTCATTGAAGAAATGGACCGCATCGAAGACAAGCTCGGTATGCCCGTTCCAAAGGGCGCCGGAGCGAAAGTTGACCAGGCTGCACAAGCCATTGCCGACGCTCACGGTATCGAGACCCTCAAAGCCATCACAAAATGGCATTTCGCAAATGCTGGTAAAGTCAAATCCTGA
- the pheT gene encoding phenylalanine--tRNA ligase subunit beta — MLVSYKWLQRYVDLSDVSPEEVAEQMTRSGIEVDSIERKDEEITKLQVGKVLACEKHPDADKLSVCQVNVGEENPVQIVCGAANVGADQYVLVSRVGGRLPGGMKIKRAKLRGVESEGMICSLQELGFDGKVIPKKYAEGIYNFPTAYTPGEDAVPLLGLDDVILELDLTPNRADALSMLGVAYEVAAIFDREVLIPETPIQATEASTEDMIDVTVDDTEDNPYYGATVIDSVTIEESPVWLQSALMMTGVRPLNNIVDITNYVLFEYGQPLHAFDLDQFGSTEVRVRRATEGETMKTLDDQERSLTAEYLVITNGQQPVALAGVMGGANSEVSHETGKILLEAALFNPVRIRQASRELGIRSDSSIRFEKGVDPNRVEAAAARAAGLIQDLAGGRVLLPEARIDAMNRDEQIIPISLAKINEVLGTSLQSEDVLDVFRRLQFHVNETEETFEVHVPTRRQDIHIQADLIEEVARIHGYDLIPTTLPNTATTPGKLTPEQQAKRKARRFLESAGLSEAVSYSLTTAKKEASLGFGSEASRVHVALPMSEERSALRTTLIPHLMDALSHNKNRNNYDVHLFELGSVFHTQEQVVTKQPDEMSFLSGAFMGSWFEHAWQGEQRPVDFFAVKGVIEGLFQELQIPAPELVTSEKDGFHPGRTAAVVVNGQALGFIAQLHPAVSKEWSMPEVYVFELNFDQLLSLSGGTMKYEPIPRFPSVERDIALVVSDEVQAGELERVIRQSGGPLLKQVSVFDLYAGEHLEPGKKSIAFSLKYLDPEKTLTDEDVQAVHEQVLAAVKEAYDAHLRQ; from the coding sequence GTGCTGGTTTCTTATAAATGGTTACAGCGATATGTAGACTTGTCCGATGTGTCCCCTGAAGAAGTAGCGGAACAAATGACGCGCAGCGGGATCGAAGTAGACAGTATTGAACGAAAAGATGAAGAGATCACCAAGCTGCAGGTGGGAAAAGTGCTTGCCTGCGAAAAACATCCCGATGCCGACAAGTTGAGCGTCTGTCAGGTGAATGTGGGCGAAGAGAATCCGGTCCAAATTGTCTGCGGTGCGGCAAATGTCGGCGCAGATCAGTATGTGCTGGTTTCCCGCGTCGGGGGCCGCCTGCCTGGAGGCATGAAGATCAAGCGTGCGAAACTGCGGGGCGTAGAATCCGAAGGAATGATTTGTTCTTTGCAGGAGCTTGGCTTCGACGGGAAAGTGATTCCGAAAAAATATGCAGAGGGGATTTATAATTTCCCGACGGCATATACGCCAGGCGAAGATGCTGTCCCGCTGCTCGGTCTGGATGATGTGATCCTCGAACTGGATCTGACTCCGAATCGTGCGGACGCACTGAGCATGCTGGGTGTCGCTTACGAAGTGGCAGCGATTTTTGACCGCGAAGTATTGATTCCTGAAACGCCGATTCAGGCGACCGAAGCATCCACAGAGGACATGATCGACGTGACAGTCGACGACACAGAGGACAATCCGTATTACGGTGCGACGGTTATTGACAGCGTGACGATCGAAGAGTCACCTGTATGGCTTCAGTCGGCCCTCATGATGACGGGTGTAAGGCCGCTGAATAATATCGTGGACATCACCAACTACGTCCTGTTTGAATACGGTCAGCCCCTCCATGCTTTTGATCTCGATCAGTTCGGATCCACAGAAGTCCGCGTGCGCCGGGCAACGGAAGGCGAAACAATGAAGACGCTCGATGATCAGGAACGGTCATTGACAGCAGAGTATCTCGTCATTACCAATGGGCAACAGCCGGTGGCTTTGGCCGGTGTCATGGGCGGCGCCAACTCCGAAGTGAGTCATGAAACCGGGAAAATCCTTCTTGAAGCCGCACTGTTTAACCCCGTGCGCATCCGTCAGGCAAGCCGGGAACTGGGGATTCGCAGTGATTCAAGTATCCGTTTTGAAAAAGGAGTGGACCCGAACCGCGTGGAGGCTGCGGCTGCCCGCGCTGCAGGGCTGATCCAGGACCTCGCCGGAGGACGGGTATTATTGCCGGAAGCGCGAATCGATGCGATGAACCGGGATGAACAGATCATTCCCATCTCTCTTGCCAAAATCAATGAAGTACTCGGCACGTCACTGCAGTCGGAGGATGTACTCGATGTATTCCGCCGCTTGCAATTTCATGTGAATGAAACAGAAGAAACGTTTGAAGTACATGTACCGACCCGGCGGCAGGATATTCACATCCAAGCGGATTTGATTGAAGAAGTGGCGAGAATTCACGGGTACGACCTGATTCCAACGACGCTTCCGAACACGGCGACAACGCCGGGGAAATTGACACCGGAACAGCAAGCGAAACGAAAAGCGAGACGCTTCCTCGAAAGTGCCGGCTTGTCTGAAGCCGTCAGTTATTCACTGACGACCGCAAAAAAAGAAGCGTCACTTGGTTTTGGCTCAGAAGCGTCTCGCGTTCATGTTGCCTTGCCGATGAGTGAGGAGCGGAGTGCACTGAGAACTACTCTGATTCCACACTTAATGGATGCATTGAGCCATAATAAGAACCGGAATAATTACGATGTCCATCTCTTTGAACTGGGATCTGTATTTCACACCCAAGAACAAGTGGTCACGAAACAACCTGATGAAATGAGTTTCCTTTCCGGCGCCTTCATGGGCAGCTGGTTTGAACATGCCTGGCAGGGAGAACAGCGTCCCGTTGATTTTTTTGCCGTCAAAGGTGTGATCGAAGGGTTGTTTCAGGAATTGCAAATACCAGCACCTGAGCTGGTGACGTCAGAAAAAGACGGCTTCCACCCTGGAAGAACTGCCGCAGTCGTTGTCAACGGACAGGCGCTCGGCTTCATCGCTCAGCTGCACCCGGCGGTATCGAAAGAATGGTCAATGCCTGAAGTGTATGTGTTCGAATTGAACTTCGATCAATTGCTGTCACTATCCGGTGGGACGATGAAATATGAACCTATTCCGCGTTTCCCTTCCGTCGAACGTGACATCGCTCTCGTTGTAAGTGACGAAGTCCAGGCCGGTGAACTCGAACGGGTCATCAGGCAGTCCGGTGGTCCCCTGTTGAAGCAGGTCAGCGTATTCGATCTCTACGCCGGCGAACATCTGGAACCTGGTAAGAAGTCCATTGCCTTCTCCCTGAAATATCTCGATCCGGAAAAAACGTTAACGGATGAAGATGTTCAGGCGGTTCATGAGCAGGTACTCGCTGCAGTCAAAGAGGCATATGATGCCCATCTTCGGCAGTAA
- a CDS encoding M42 family metallopeptidase, whose amino-acid sequence MDDMLNMLKELTDANGVPGNEREPREVMKKFIEPFADEVETDHLGSLIAKKTGSVTDGPKIMVAGHLDEIGFMITQIDDRGFLKFQTVGGWWEQVMLAQRVSVMTREGNIPGVIGSKPPHILAPEARKKSMDKKEMFIDIGASSREEAESFGVRPGDSVVPVCDFTVMKNEKLLMAKAWDNRIGCAIAIEVLKQLKDTDHPNTVYGVGTVQEEVGLRGARTSAHHIQPDIGFGVDVGIAGDTPGVTEKDALAKMGEGPQIIMYDASMISHKGLRDFVTDTADENDIPYQFDAVPGGGTDSGAIHLTANGVPALSITVATRYIHTHAGILHRDDFENAVKLIVSVIKKLDTDTVKEITFD is encoded by the coding sequence ATGGACGATATGTTGAACATGTTAAAAGAACTGACGGATGCCAATGGTGTTCCCGGTAACGAGCGCGAACCCCGCGAGGTGATGAAGAAATTCATCGAACCTTTTGCGGATGAAGTAGAGACGGATCACCTCGGCAGTTTGATTGCCAAGAAGACGGGTTCTGTCACCGATGGCCCGAAAATCATGGTAGCAGGTCACCTCGATGAGATCGGCTTTATGATCACGCAAATCGATGACCGTGGTTTCCTGAAATTCCAGACAGTCGGTGGCTGGTGGGAGCAGGTCATGCTTGCTCAGCGTGTCTCCGTCATGACAAGAGAAGGCAACATTCCAGGCGTGATCGGTTCTAAACCACCGCATATTCTCGCTCCTGAAGCCCGGAAAAAATCTATGGATAAAAAAGAAATGTTTATTGATATCGGTGCGTCAAGCCGCGAAGAAGCAGAATCCTTCGGCGTGCGTCCCGGAGACTCAGTGGTGCCGGTTTGTGATTTCACCGTCATGAAGAACGAAAAGCTCCTCATGGCAAAAGCCTGGGACAACCGGATCGGCTGTGCGATTGCAATTGAAGTGTTAAAGCAGTTAAAAGATACGGATCACCCCAACACCGTTTACGGCGTCGGGACTGTACAAGAAGAAGTGGGTCTGAGAGGTGCACGCACGTCTGCGCACCATATTCAACCGGACATCGGTTTTGGTGTGGATGTGGGGATTGCCGGAGATACACCAGGGGTCACAGAGAAAGATGCATTGGCAAAAATGGGTGAAGGCCCGCAAATCATCATGTACGATGCCTCAATGATTTCTCATAAGGGACTGCGCGATTTTGTGACGGATACTGCGGATGAGAATGACATCCCGTATCAGTTTGATGCAGTACCAGGCGGTGGTACAGATTCCGGAGCGATTCACCTGACGGCAAACGGTGTACCTGCGCTGTCGATTACGGTGGCTACCCGCTATATCCATACACATGCAGGCATCCTTCATCGGGATGATTTTGAGAATGCCGTGAAACTGATCGTTTCGGTCATCAAGAAGCTGGATACAGACACGGTCAAAGAAATTACATTCGACTGA
- a CDS encoding CvpA family protein, whose product MLTWLIVLGLIVGVLSGYRRGIVLQLVHIAGLIIAFVVALRYYQPIGDELRLLIPFPQLAEGSEVSILNEEYGREMVFYRGMAFVGLFFLTKIVAQIVGSMLDFLANLPILNFFNQWLGAFFGLIEAVVIIVVLLHFASLIQWDFLQTALNHSSLAQWFFNSTPVISERLVEWFTAE is encoded by the coding sequence ATGCTTACATGGCTTATTGTATTAGGATTAATAGTAGGTGTTTTATCAGGTTATCGAAGAGGAATTGTGCTGCAACTGGTACATATTGCCGGACTCATTATTGCATTTGTGGTGGCCCTTCGGTATTACCAGCCGATTGGAGATGAATTAAGATTATTGATTCCATTTCCACAGCTGGCGGAAGGTTCAGAAGTTTCGATATTAAACGAAGAGTACGGAAGAGAAATGGTCTTTTACCGGGGAATGGCATTTGTCGGTTTGTTTTTTCTGACGAAAATCGTTGCACAGATCGTCGGTTCGATGCTTGATTTTCTCGCGAATCTGCCAATTTTGAACTTTTTCAATCAATGGCTGGGCGCTTTCTTCGGATTGATTGAAGCGGTTGTGATCATTGTGGTGCTGCTTCATTTTGCATCCTTGATCCAATGGGATTTTCTGCAGACGGCACTCAATCACTCGTCATTGGCCCAGTGGTTTTTCAATTCCACACCGGTGATTTCAGAGCGGCTGGTGGAATGGTTTACAGCAGAATGA